A genomic window from Tolypothrix sp. PCC 7910 includes:
- a CDS encoding ribulose bisphosphate carboxylase small subunit: MSYYIAPRFLDKLAVHITKNFLDLPGVRVPLILGVHGRKGEGKSFQCELVFEKMGVEVTHISGGELESPDAGDPARLIRLRYRETAELIKVRGKMCVLMINDLDAGAGRFDEGTQYTVNTQLVNATLMNIADNPTDVQLPGSYDSTPLRRVPIIVTGNDFSTLYAPLIRDGRMEKFYWEPDRDDKVGIVGGIFEPDGLSPREIEQLVDTFPNQSIDFFSALRSRIYDEQIRNFIHQIGFERVSLRVVNSNQGPPEFKKPDFKLSHLLESGKLMVGEQKRVENSQLVDEYNRLNRGKSYQAAPPVTGTPTTQPSSNGVNTGATNNNAQKQETLSPHLTLETQEQIRQFLAQGYTINIEHVDERRFRTGSWQSCLNTHIDAHSDAISALESCLTEYEGEYLRLVAIDPKAKRRVTETIIQRPNGRN; encoded by the coding sequence ATGAGTTACTATATCGCTCCTCGGTTTTTGGACAAATTAGCTGTCCATATTACCAAAAACTTTCTAGATCTCCCCGGCGTGCGAGTTCCCTTAATTTTAGGGGTTCACGGACGTAAGGGAGAGGGAAAATCTTTTCAATGTGAGTTAGTCTTCGAGAAAATGGGTGTAGAGGTAACTCACATCTCTGGTGGTGAATTAGAAAGTCCTGATGCGGGAGATCCAGCGCGTTTAATACGTCTACGCTATCGGGAAACCGCAGAATTAATCAAAGTGCGCGGTAAAATGTGCGTGCTGATGATTAACGATTTAGATGCGGGTGCAGGTAGATTTGATGAAGGAACGCAATATACAGTCAATACTCAGTTGGTGAACGCCACCCTGATGAATATTGCCGATAATCCTACAGACGTGCAATTACCTGGAAGCTACGATTCCACACCATTACGTCGAGTACCCATTATCGTTACAGGGAACGATTTTTCAACCCTTTATGCACCATTAATTCGGGATGGTCGCATGGAGAAATTTTACTGGGAACCTGATCGCGATGACAAAGTAGGAATAGTTGGCGGGATATTTGAACCAGATGGACTTTCCCCGCGGGAAATTGAACAGCTAGTTGATACCTTCCCCAATCAATCGATAGACTTTTTTAGCGCATTGCGATCGCGTATTTATGACGAACAAATACGCAACTTCATCCATCAAATAGGATTTGAGCGTGTTTCCCTACGAGTAGTCAATAGCAATCAAGGGCCACCAGAATTTAAAAAGCCGGATTTTAAGCTATCTCATTTACTTGAATCTGGGAAATTGATGGTTGGCGAACAAAAACGAGTAGAAAATTCTCAGCTAGTTGATGAATATAATCGCCTCAATCGCGGCAAAAGTTATCAAGCTGCACCACCTGTTACAGGAACACCAACAACTCAGCCATCCAGCAATGGTGTAAATACAGGCGCAACTAATAACAACGCGCAAAAACAAGAAACATTAAGTCCCCATTTAACCCTAGAAACACAAGAACAAATCCGGCAATTCTTAGCGCAGGGTTACACAATTAACATTGAACACGTCGATGAAAGACGCTTCCGCACAGGTTCCTGGCAAAGTTGTCTCAATACCCACATCGATGCTCACTCAGATGCTATCTCAGCTTTAGAATCATGTCTAACTGAATATGAAGGCGAGTACCTGCGTTTAGTAGCTATAGATCCCAAAGCCAAGCGTCGGGTAACGGAAACGATTATTCAAAGGCCGAACGGGAGGAATTAG